The following are encoded together in the Candidatus Omnitrophota bacterium genome:
- the nrfD gene encoding NrfD/PsrC family molybdoenzyme membrane anchor subunit: protein MHPPFSGFIYPNEYELQWGLLIVIYPYLTGLVAGAFILASLNRTFNVKVLEPVYRLALLTALSFLIVAPLPLFSHLGHPERALEMLWTPHVSSAMAMFGFVYAWYLLVVLLLEIWFDYRKNIVIWAREKKGLAKYFYGLLTLGATDISERAVHFDDRAGKIITIIGIPSAFLLHGYVGFIFGSIKANPWWSSVLMPIVFLFSAIVSGIAMVFLLHMITDMFRWKAPDMACLNKLAEFLLYAMLIDFSLETLDFIHRLYESEESIHILSDLIENRLFLSLIITQIIFGTLTPIVGITVARFGGLPDEMKRMIYFLSTLLVQVGIFSTRWNVVIGGQLFSKSLRGLTVYKTQIFGLEGIVMCIFLLTLPFVILFVLAKILPPWFEPETKKA from the coding sequence ATGCACCCACCTTTCAGCGGATTCATTTATCCCAATGAATATGAACTCCAGTGGGGGTTGCTGATCGTCATTTATCCGTATTTGACCGGCCTGGTCGCCGGGGCTTTCATCCTCGCCTCCCTGAATAGGACCTTTAACGTCAAAGTGTTGGAACCGGTGTATCGATTGGCGCTTCTGACGGCCCTGTCTTTTCTCATCGTCGCGCCTTTGCCGCTTTTTTCCCACCTGGGTCATCCCGAGCGCGCATTAGAAATGCTGTGGACCCCTCATGTCAGCTCGGCCATGGCCATGTTCGGCTTCGTTTATGCGTGGTACTTACTCGTGGTTTTATTGCTCGAGATTTGGTTTGATTACCGTAAAAATATAGTGATCTGGGCAAGAGAAAAAAAGGGATTGGCAAAATATTTCTATGGGTTGCTAACCTTGGGCGCCACGGATATTTCCGAGAGGGCCGTGCACTTTGACGACCGGGCAGGGAAGATCATCACGATTATCGGAATCCCATCGGCTTTTTTATTGCATGGGTATGTCGGGTTTATTTTCGGCTCCATTAAAGCAAACCCCTGGTGGAGTTCGGTCCTGATGCCCATTGTGTTCCTGTTCTCGGCCATTGTCTCCGGGATTGCGATGGTCTTTCTGCTGCACATGATTACTGACATGTTCCGCTGGAAAGCCCCCGACATGGCCTGCCTGAACAAGTTGGCGGAGTTTTTGCTCTATGCCATGCTGATTGATTTCTCACTGGAAACTCTGGATTTTATTCACCGGCTCTATGAATCGGAGGAGTCCATCCATATCCTGTCCGATTTGATAGAAAACCGGTTGTTCTTAAGTTTAATCATCACACAGATTATCTTCGGCACCCTGACACCTATCGTTGGCATCACCGTCGCCAGGTTTGGCGGGTTGCCCGACGAGATGAAGAGGATGATCTATTTCCTTTCAACGCTTTTGGTTCAGGTTGGCATTTTCAGTACTCGCTGGAACGTGGTGATCGGGGGACAGCTTTTTTCGAAAAGCTTAAGGGGGCTGACCGTCTATAAAACGCAGATTTTCGGGTTGGAAGGTATTGTGATGTGTATTTTCTTGCTCACATTGCCATTTGTCATTTTGTTCGTGCTTGCCAAAATTCTCCCACCCTGGTTTGAGCCGGAAACGAAAAAGGCCTGA
- a CDS encoding NapC/NirT family cytochrome c, translating to MAARRCKFSDYFYNGVTAAGVILTIVFFVIEAVLFGIDFFSGGANFYLGILTYVFLPPFLIIGLILIPLGALGKRLRIQKGQLDGVLRPLVFDPTVPTHRNAAIVFLSGSTILLVMTIVGAYKAFHYTESVHFCGIVCHEVMKPEHTAYMNSSHARVKCVECHIGPGANWYVRSKMSGLRQVYRTAANNFDRPIPTPVHNLRPSKETCEQCHWPAKFFGAQQKVYTHYLADETNSPWEVQMLIKVGGGDPSKGAAMGIHWHMNIENTIDYIATDDKRTVIPWVRSTDPHGTVTEYMSTENPITPEKVATSEVRRMDCIDCHNRPSHVFHPPDRELDQSFIIGRLDVSLPYLKQKSIELLNASYTNEHEAEQAILTGLSDYYQKSYPEIVREKGAAIQQATQELIRIYKNNYFPEMKVDWRTHPNHIGHMISDGCFRCHDGMHKSKDGKVISNDCNACHTFIAQGPPDEVAKTPSMAQEFRHPVDVGIDVTEEKCTTCHAAQ from the coding sequence TTGGCGGCACGGAGATGCAAGTTTTCCGATTATTTTTACAACGGAGTGACGGCGGCCGGAGTCATTCTGACAATCGTTTTCTTTGTCATTGAGGCGGTCCTCTTCGGGATCGATTTTTTCTCCGGCGGCGCAAATTTTTATTTGGGGATCCTGACATATGTCTTTCTGCCTCCTTTTTTGATCATCGGCCTGATTTTGATCCCCCTGGGGGCCTTGGGGAAACGGCTAAGGATACAAAAAGGCCAATTGGATGGTGTTTTGAGGCCCCTGGTTTTTGACCCCACCGTCCCCACGCACCGCAACGCGGCGATCGTTTTTTTGTCCGGATCGACGATCCTTCTGGTCATGACCATCGTCGGCGCTTACAAGGCGTTTCATTACACCGAGTCCGTGCATTTCTGCGGGATTGTCTGCCACGAAGTCATGAAGCCGGAGCACACGGCCTACATGAATTCTTCTCATGCGCGTGTCAAGTGCGTGGAATGTCACATCGGGCCCGGAGCGAACTGGTATGTGCGATCGAAGATGTCAGGCCTGCGGCAGGTGTACCGGACCGCGGCCAACAATTTCGACAGGCCGATCCCCACGCCGGTGCACAATTTGCGCCCTTCTAAAGAAACCTGCGAACAGTGCCATTGGCCCGCCAAATTTTTTGGGGCTCAGCAGAAGGTCTATACCCATTACCTGGCCGATGAGACCAATTCGCCATGGGAGGTCCAGATGCTGATCAAGGTCGGCGGCGGCGACCCGTCGAAGGGTGCCGCCATGGGTATCCACTGGCACATGAACATCGAAAACACCATTGATTATATTGCGACGGATGACAAACGGACCGTGATCCCTTGGGTGAGATCCACCGATCCCCACGGCACTGTGACGGAATACATGTCCACGGAAAATCCCATAACCCCGGAGAAGGTCGCCACGTCCGAGGTCAGGCGCATGGACTGTATCGACTGCCACAACCGCCCGAGCCACGTGTTCCATCCCCCGGACCGCGAGCTGGACCAGTCGTTCATAATCGGCCGGCTGGACGTTTCTCTCCCTTATTTGAAACAAAAATCCATCGAATTGCTGAACGCTTCTTACACGAACGAACATGAAGCTGAGCAGGCGATCCTGACCGGGCTGTCCGATTATTACCAGAAAAGCTATCCAGAGATCGTCAGGGAAAAAGGCGCCGCCATCCAGCAGGCCACGCAGGAGCTCATCCGGATATACAAGAACAATTATTTCCCGGAAATGAAGGTGGACTGGCGGACCCATCCGAACCACATCGGGCATATGATCTCGGATGGCTGTTTCCGGTGCCACGACGGGATGCACAAGAGCAAGGACGGCAAGGTGATCAGCAACGACTGCAACGCCTGCCACACTTTTATCGCCCAGGGCCCGCCGGACGAGGTGGCCAAGACCCCGTCGATGGCCCAGGAGTTCCGCCACCCCGTTGACGTCGGCATTGATGTCACGGAAGAGAAGTGCACGACCTGCCATGCCGCGCAATAA
- a CDS encoding cytochrome c3 family protein codes for MPRNNPLAISLGRHIRAAAVFVPLALTAVLPPAAGQDLDNDSCLACHSDKDSAPFVDIEKFERSIHGQNDCISCHDDITGIPHAEKLKNVSCSGCHAVESEIYIKSDHGLALSKGTTEAATCVSCHGESHALLDSRDPESPVYRLNVPATCAKCHDNIKGMAQFHLSQTMPIESYQQSVHGLALTEKGNNAAAVCTDCHGSHDLHKSTNPQSKLFWQNIPATCGKCHENVRQTYDRSIHGKAVKAGKRDAPVCTDCHGEHTIDAVKLATSKVYPSHISETCGQCHASERITTRYQLPKYVVETYMESYHGLDVRLGSVTSANCASCHGVHDILPSIDPRSSIHKDNLSKTCGKCHAGMTGQVANGQIHSGRRPSLEHFAVMVVRRFYVLLIAFVIGFMLFHNGIDWARKLRQHYRAHAAVGKTMRMTVNERVQHFILLLSFSVLAYTGFALKYPETWWSAPFAGHGEWRRLGHRIAAVVFCAFLIYHTIYLLATKRGREKIKALWLKGSDFVQLWETLLYNLGKRTQRPLYSRYSYVEKFEYWALVWGSIVMIVTGTLMVASDWLLSVLPKWVYDVVAAVHYYEAVLACLAIIVWHGYSTMFDPDEYPMKLTWLNGLPSKADKKHRRDDPEKPVDPPDQNEHGQ; via the coding sequence ATGCCGCGCAATAATCCTCTTGCCATATCCCTGGGCCGCCATATCCGGGCCGCCGCCGTTTTTGTTCCCCTTGCGCTGACAGCTGTCCTTCCGCCGGCCGCGGGCCAGGACCTGGACAACGATAGCTGTCTGGCCTGCCATAGCGACAAGGACTCCGCCCCTTTCGTCGATATCGAAAAGTTTGAAAGGTCCATTCATGGCCAGAACGATTGCATCAGTTGTCATGACGATATCACCGGAATTCCCCACGCCGAAAAATTAAAAAACGTCAGTTGTTCCGGCTGTCACGCGGTCGAGTCCGAAATTTATATTAAGAGTGATCACGGCCTGGCTTTAAGCAAAGGCACCACCGAAGCCGCGACCTGTGTCAGTTGCCACGGGGAGTCTCACGCCCTCCTGGACTCCCGCGACCCGGAGTCGCCTGTATATCGGTTGAATGTTCCCGCCACCTGCGCGAAATGCCACGACAATATCAAGGGGATGGCGCAGTTCCATCTTTCGCAAACAATGCCGATCGAGTCATATCAGCAAAGCGTTCACGGTCTCGCCTTGACGGAGAAGGGCAACAACGCCGCGGCCGTCTGCACGGACTGCCACGGCTCGCATGATTTGCATAAATCCACGAACCCGCAGTCAAAACTTTTCTGGCAAAATATTCCCGCCACCTGCGGCAAATGCCATGAAAATGTCCGGCAGACCTATGACCGCAGCATTCATGGGAAGGCGGTCAAGGCCGGAAAGCGTGACGCCCCTGTCTGCACCGACTGCCATGGCGAACACACCATAGATGCGGTCAAGCTTGCGACATCGAAAGTTTATCCGTCCCATATCTCCGAAACATGCGGGCAGTGCCATGCTTCGGAACGGATCACGACCCGCTATCAACTGCCGAAGTACGTGGTTGAGACGTACATGGAAAGTTATCATGGGCTGGATGTCCGTTTAGGGTCGGTCACATCCGCGAATTGCGCGTCGTGCCACGGCGTGCATGATATCCTGCCGTCCATAGACCCGCGTTCGTCAATCCATAAAGATAACCTCTCCAAAACATGCGGGAAGTGCCATGCCGGCATGACCGGCCAGGTCGCGAACGGGCAGATCCATTCGGGCCGCAGGCCTTCTCTGGAGCATTTCGCCGTCATGGTCGTGCGCCGGTTTTACGTCCTGCTGATCGCCTTTGTCATCGGCTTTATGCTGTTTCACAACGGCATCGATTGGGCGCGTAAACTCCGTCAGCATTACCGGGCGCACGCCGCAGTCGGAAAGACGATGCGCATGACGGTCAATGAACGAGTCCAGCACTTCATCCTGCTCCTGTCATTTTCGGTGTTGGCGTATACGGGTTTCGCCTTGAAATACCCGGAGACGTGGTGGTCGGCGCCATTTGCCGGGCATGGCGAGTGGAGGCGGCTGGGGCACCGGATCGCCGCGGTCGTTTTTTGTGCCTTTCTGATTTATCACACCATATACTTGTTGGCGACAAAGCGGGGACGCGAGAAAATAAAGGCGCTCTGGCTGAAGGGGAGCGACTTTGTCCAGCTCTGGGAGACGCTCCTGTATAATCTGGGAAAGCGGACACAGCGGCCGCTCTATTCACGGTATAGTTATGTTGAAAAGTTTGAGTACTGGGCCCTGGTTTGGGGGTCGATCGTTATGATCGTGACCGGGACGCTGATGGTCGCCTCGGACTGGCTGTTAAGCGTTCTTCCGAAATGGGTTTATGACGTGGTCGCTGCGGTGCATTATTATGAGGCGGTCCTGGCGTGTCTGGCGATCATCGTCTGGCACGGTTATTCGACGATGTTTGATCCGGACGAATATCCCATGAAGCTGACCTGGCTTAACGGCTTGCCGTCAAAGGCGGATAAGAAACACCGGCGGGATGATCCCGAAAAGCCCGTTGATCCTCCGGATCAAAACGAACACGGCCAATAA